In Drosophila yakuba strain Tai18E2 chromosome X, Prin_Dyak_Tai18E2_2.1, whole genome shotgun sequence, a single genomic region encodes these proteins:
- the LOC6526134 gene encoding microsomal glutathione S-transferase 1 isoform X1, which produces MTSPVELLSLANPVFKSFAFWVGVLVIKMLAMSLLTGLQRFKTKTFANPEDLLSPKLKVKFDDPNVERVRRAHRNDLENILPFFAIGLLYVLTDPAAFLAINLFRAVGIARIVHTLVYAVVVVPQPSRAIAFFVAVAATAYMALQVIASAAF; this is translated from the exons ATGACCAGCCCCGTGGAACTGCTCAGCCTCGCAAATCCCGTCTTCAAGAGTTTCGCCTTTTGGGTCGGAGTGTTGGTGATCAAAATGCTGGCGATGAGCCTGCTGACAGGCTTGCAGCGGTTCAAGACAAAG ACCTTCGCCAACCCCGAGGACCTGTTGTCCCCCAAGCTAAAGGTCAAGTTCGACGACCCGAACGTGGAGCGTGTGCGCCGTGCCCATCGCAACGACCTGGAGAACATCCTGCCCTTCTTCGCCATCGGTCTGCTCTACGTCCTGACCGATCCGGCCGCCTTCCTGGCCATCAACCTGTTCCGCGCCGTGGGCATCGCCCGCATCGTCCACACCCTGGTCTACGCCGTGGTCGTGGTGCCCCAGCCATCCCGAGCCATCGCCTTCTTCGTGGCCGTGGCCGCCACCGCCTACATGGCCCTGCAAGTCATCGCCTCTGCCGCCTTCTGA
- the LOC6526134 gene encoding microsomal glutathione S-transferase 1 isoform X2, whose product MLNPALISLDNQVFRCYLGWSAILVLKIFAAGIYSGLMRFLTATFANPEDLLSPKLKVKFDDPNVERVRRAHRNDLENILPFFAIGLLYVLTDPAAFLAINLFRAVGIARIVHTLVYAVVVVPQPSRAIAFFVAVAATAYMALQVIASAAF is encoded by the exons ATGCTAAACCCCGCACTCATATCGCTGGACAACCAGGTGTTCCGGTGCTACCTGGGATGGTCGGCGATACTGGTGCTCAAGATCTTCGCCGCGGGCATTTACTCGGGTCTGATGCGCTTCCTTACGGCC ACCTTCGCCAACCCCGAGGACCTGTTGTCCCCCAAGCTAAAGGTCAAGTTCGACGACCCGAACGTGGAGCGTGTGCGCCGTGCCCATCGCAACGACCTGGAGAACATCCTGCCCTTCTTCGCCATCGGTCTGCTCTACGTCCTGACCGATCCGGCCGCCTTCCTGGCCATCAACCTGTTCCGCGCCGTGGGCATCGCCCGCATCGTCCACACCCTGGTCTACGCCGTGGTCGTGGTGCCCCAGCCATCCCGAGCCATCGCCTTCTTCGTGGCCGTGGCCGCCACCGCCTACATGGCCCTGCAAGTCATCGCCTCTGCCGCCTTCTGA
- the LOC6526135 gene encoding cystathionine beta-synthase codes for MPQPKPYERPADFIDPGKPSKCKWHLGTAEKSPHIHRGIAHRQQITPNILEVIGCTPLVKLNNIPASEGIECEMYAKCEFLNPGGSVKDRIGYRMVQDAEEQGLLKPGFTIIEPTSGNTGIGLAMACAVKGYKCIIVMPEKMSNEKVSALRTLGAKIIRTPTEAAYDSPEGLIYVAQQLQRETPNSIVLDQYRNAGNPLAHYDGTAAEILWQLDNKVDLIVVSAGTAGTISGIGRKIKEQAPNCQIVGVDPYGSILARPAELNKTDVQFYEVEGIGYDFPPTVFDDTVVDVWTKIGDSDCFPMSRRLNAEEGLLCGGSSGGAMHAALQHARKLKKGQRCVVILPDGIRNYMTKFVSDNWMEARNFKEPVNEHGHWWWSLAIAELELPVPPAILKSDATVGEAIALMKKHRVDQLPVVDQDDGSVLGVVGQETLLTQIVSMNRQQSDPAIKALNKRVIKLNESDILGKLARVLEVDPSVVILGKSPAGKVELKALATKLDVTTFIAAGKQKPKANGTTNGGNH; via the exons ATGCCACAACCGAAGCCATACGAGAGGCCCGCGGACTTCATCGATCCCGGCAAGCCGTCCAAGTGCAAATGGCATCTGGGAACAGCCGAGAAGTCGCCCCACATTCATCGGGGCATCGCCCACCGCCAGCAGATTACGCCCAACATCCTCGAGGTGATCGGATGCACTCCACTGGTCAAGTTGAACAACATTCCTGCCAGCGAGGGCATCGAGTGCGAGATGT ATGCCAAGTGTGAGTTCCTTAATCCGGGAGGATCAGTGAAGGACCGCATTGGGTACCGCATGGTGCAGGACGCCGAGGAGCAGGGTCTCCTCAAGCCAGGATTCACCATCATAGAGCCAACGTCTGGAAACACGGGTATTGGACTGGCAATGGCCTGTGCCGTTAAGGGATACAAGTGCATAATCGTGATGCCGGAGAAGATGTCCAACGAGAAGGTGTCCGCGCTGCGAACTCTCGGGGCCAAGATCATACGTACGCCCACGGAGGCAGCCTACGATTCGCCGGAGGGTTTGATCTACGTTGCTCAGCAGCTGCAACGGGAAACGCCCAACTCGATTGTCTTGGATCAGTATCGCAACGCTGGCAACCCGCTGGCTCACTATGATGGCACTGCCGCCGAGATCCTGTGGCAGCTGGACAACAAAGTCGACCTAATTGTGGTCTCTGCGGGCACGGCGGGAACTATTAGTGGTATTGGGCGTAAGATCAAGGAGCAGGCTCCCAATTGCCAGATTGTCGGCGTGGACCCCTATGGCTCCATCCTGGCTCGACCCGCTGAACTCAACAAGACCGATGTGCAATTCTACGAGGTGGAGGGCATTGGCTATGACTTCCCGCCCACCGTTTTCGATGATACCGTCGTGGATGTGTGGACCAAAATCGGCGACTCAGACTGTTTCCCCATGAGCAGACGGCTGAACGCGGAGGAGGGTCTGCTGTGCGGCGGTTCCAGTGGCGGAGCGATGCACGCTGCCCTCCAGCATGCCCGCAAATTGAAGAAGGGCCAGCGGTGCGTGGTCATTCTGCCCGATGGCATACGCAACTACATGACCAAGTTTGTGTCGGACAACTGGATGGAGGCGCGTAACTTCAAGGAGCCGGTAAACGAGCACGGTCACTGGTGGTGGAGCCTGGCCATCGCCGAGTTGGAGCTGCCCGTTCCCCCGGCCATTCTCAAGTCGGATGCAACGGTGGGTGAGGCCATTGCCCTGATGAAGAAACACCGCGTGGACCAGCTGCCCGTTGTGGACCAGGATGATGG TTCTGTGTTGGGCGTTGTGGGTCAGGAGACTCTGCTCACCCAGATTGTGAGCATGAACCGCCAGCAGTCCGATCCCGCAATCAAGGCGCTCAACAAGCGAGTAATCAAACTGAACGAATCCGACATTCTGGGCAAGTTGGCCCGCGTCCTCGAAGTGGACCCTAGCGTGGTCATCCTGGGCAAGAGCCCGGCCGGCAAGGTGGAGCTCAAAGCTCTGGCCACCAAGCTGGACGTGACCACTTTCATTGCCGCCGGCAAGCAGAAACCCAAGGCCAATGGCACCACCAACGGCGGCAACCACTAA
- the LOC6526133 gene encoding uncharacterized protein LOC6526133: protein MSHGERKGRLNVVKFLELGFAVACLVLHFYSFNDRDIMTSFLATGTFTGYIIVVIGVFAGVLMRAPIHKRIDIFFSVLGCTLFVASGVFIIEAWEFSFRTRTRDLALIKASLSIVNGVLFGFDAVFTFRDK, encoded by the exons ATGTCTCACGGCGAGCGGAAAGGCCGCCTCAATGTGGTCAAGTTTCTGGAACTG GGTTTTGCGGTAGCGTGTCTAGTGCTCCACTTCTACAGCTTCAACGATCGCGATATAATGACATCGTTCCTGGCCACTGGCACCTTCACGGGCTACATCATAGTGGTCATCGGTGTCTTTGCAG GTGTTCTGATGCGGGCACCCATACACAAGCGCATCGATATATTCTTCAGCGTCCTGGGCTGCACCTTGTTCGTGGCCAGCGGGGTGTTCATCATAGAGGCCTGGGAGTTCTCCTTCCGGACCCGAACTCGGGATCTCGCGCTCATCAAGGCCTCGCTGTCCATCGTGAATGGGGTGCTGTTCGGATTCGATGCGGTGTTCACATTTCGCGACAAGTGA